In Deinococcus maricopensis DSM 21211, one genomic interval encodes:
- the hemA gene encoding glutamyl-tRNA reductase, which yields MTPTTTRLPLTCPTARTLARLDAPRLDFAVVGLNHKTAPVSVRERATVRDGEQDAILAHLARHASEVMLLATCNRTEVYMAGVDGDPMSAFEGAWGHRLRDHLYLKRGEDAATHLYRVAAGLDSLVLGETQIQGQVKRAWQDAHGRGHAGALLNKAAQGALATGKRVRTETGLSDKVVSVSSAAVELAQAIFEDLSGRTALIVGAGETAELTMTHLRAAGVENVIVVNRTVERARALADKLGGRACATEYLHEVLPEADVVIASSAAPHYVLRPEHVRAALGGRAHPMFLIDISVPRILDPAIGAVDGAYLYNLDDLQNIVQRNLESRRACLPQAEGIVHEGVQDLARWHAFRERKRQERELAVACD from the coding sequence TTGACGCCCACCACCACCCGCCTCCCCCTCACCTGCCCGACCGCCCGTACCCTCGCGCGCCTCGACGCGCCCCGCCTGGATTTCGCGGTGGTCGGCCTGAACCACAAGACCGCGCCCGTGAGCGTGCGTGAGCGCGCGACCGTGCGCGACGGCGAGCAGGACGCCATTCTCGCGCACCTCGCCCGGCACGCCTCGGAAGTGATGCTGCTCGCCACCTGCAACCGCACGGAGGTGTACATGGCGGGCGTGGACGGCGACCCGATGAGCGCTTTCGAGGGCGCGTGGGGGCACCGCCTGCGCGATCACCTGTACCTCAAGCGCGGCGAGGACGCCGCCACGCACCTGTACCGCGTGGCGGCGGGCCTCGACAGCCTCGTGCTGGGGGAAACGCAGATTCAGGGCCAGGTGAAGCGCGCGTGGCAGGACGCGCACGGGCGCGGCCACGCGGGCGCGCTGCTGAACAAGGCCGCGCAGGGCGCCCTCGCCACTGGCAAGCGCGTTCGCACCGAAACGGGCCTGTCGGACAAGGTCGTGAGCGTCTCGAGCGCCGCGGTGGAGCTCGCGCAGGCAATCTTCGAGGACCTGTCGGGCCGCACGGCCCTGATCGTCGGCGCGGGCGAGACGGCCGAGCTGACCATGACGCACCTGCGCGCCGCGGGCGTGGAGAACGTCATCGTCGTGAACCGCACGGTCGAGCGCGCCCGCGCCCTCGCGGACAAGCTGGGCGGGCGCGCGTGCGCCACCGAGTACCTGCATGAGGTGCTGCCCGAGGCGGACGTCGTGATCGCGTCGAGCGCGGCGCCGCATTACGTCCTGCGGCCCGAGCACGTGCGCGCGGCGCTGGGTGGGCGCGCGCACCCGATGTTCCTGATCGACATCAGCGTGCCGCGCATCCTCGACCCGGCCATCGGCGCGGTGGACGGCGCGTACCTGTACAACCTCGACGACCTGCAGAACATCGTGCAGCGCAACCTGGAGAGCCGCCGCGCGTGCCTGCCGCAGGCGGAGGGGATCGTGCATGAGGGCGTGCAGGATCTCGCGCGCTGGCACGCGTTCCGCGAGCGCAAACGGCAGGAACGCGAACTGGCCGTCGCCTGCGACTGA
- a CDS encoding precorrin-2 dehydrogenase/sirohydrochlorin ferrochelatase family protein, with protein sequence MKLYPAFLDLRGERVLVVGGGPVAHRRARALLDAGAHVSVVAPDVLPDLAGLPVQVERRAFRPADVAGARLVFACTDRDDVNDAVAAAARDAGILVNHAGRAEGGSVRLGATLTRGPVTVAVNTGGELPMLAQALRDHLNAALPEHLPVDDWTAARERALTHPEPERTHALNALRARIHAALQAARPSEAHA encoded by the coding sequence GTGAAGCTGTACCCGGCGTTCCTGGACCTGCGCGGCGAGCGTGTGCTGGTGGTCGGCGGCGGTCCCGTCGCTCACCGCCGCGCGCGCGCCCTGCTGGACGCCGGCGCCCACGTGAGCGTCGTCGCCCCGGACGTTCTCCCGGACCTCGCCGGCCTGCCCGTGCAGGTGGAGCGCCGCGCGTTCCGCCCGGCGGACGTGGCGGGCGCGCGCCTCGTGTTCGCCTGCACGGACCGCGACGACGTGAACGACGCCGTCGCGGCGGCCGCCCGGGACGCCGGCATTCTCGTGAACCACGCCGGTCGCGCGGAGGGCGGCAGCGTCCGCCTCGGCGCGACGCTCACGCGCGGGCCGGTCACGGTCGCCGTGAACACCGGCGGGGAACTCCCCATGCTCGCGCAGGCCCTGCGCGACCACCTGAACGCCGCCTTGCCCGAACACCTGCCCGTGGACGACTGGACCGCGGCGCGGGAACGGGCCCTCACCCACCCCGAACCGGAACGCACGCACGCGCTGAACGCCCTGCGCGCCCGCATTCACGCGGCCCTTCAGGCCGCCCGACCCTCGGAGGCCCACGCTTGA
- a CDS encoding CAP domain-containing protein, which yields MKARLPVALMIASFALTLTACGGTSSTASVPTPTAMTAEPTTTELDAVAALNAQISSTTKCGANNVTARAALTENVLLKSAAQERAQWMAQNAERNPSSDFEQTTWARISQSGFPAQAVAEIRVYGPNSAGALAQAIIKNADFCRKVMDATFTHIGVAHEQNAQGHYWVLDLAQPIPQATKPAS from the coding sequence ATGAAAGCGCGCCTCCCCGTCGCCCTGATGATCGCCTCCTTCGCCCTGACCCTGACCGCCTGCGGCGGCACCAGCAGCACCGCCAGCGTCCCCACCCCCACCGCCATGACCGCCGAGCCCACCACCACCGAACTCGACGCCGTCGCCGCCCTGAACGCCCAGATCAGCAGCACCACCAAGTGCGGCGCCAACAACGTCACCGCCCGCGCCGCCCTCACCGAAAACGTCCTGCTCAAGAGCGCCGCCCAGGAGCGCGCGCAGTGGATGGCCCAAAACGCCGAACGCAACCCCAGCAGCGACTTCGAACAGACCACCTGGGCGCGCATCAGCCAGAGCGGCTTCCCCGCGCAGGCCGTCGCCGAAATCCGCGTGTACGGCCCGAACAGCGCCGGCGCCCTCGCGCAGGCCATCATCAAGAACGCCGACTTCTGCCGCAAGGTCATGGACGCGACCTTCACGCACATCGGCGTCGCCCACGAGCAGAACGCCCAGGGGCACTACTGGGTGCTGGACCTCGCCCAGCCCATCCCGCAGGCCACCAAGCCCGCCTCCTGA
- a CDS encoding universal stress protein — translation MTERSSSFERILVGVDFSDTADEVLRVARSRFPGAELRVVHVVDARAVGVPDLSSGSLMPVTPGRDLTDALSHADFARLTPLLQDHEQGDILVGDPATALVEDAARSGADLIVVGAHNRGALERFFVGSVAEQVVRRAHVPVLVVKH, via the coding sequence ATGACGGAACGTTCCTCCAGCTTCGAGCGCATTCTGGTCGGCGTGGACTTCTCGGATACGGCGGATGAGGTGCTGCGCGTCGCGCGCTCGCGCTTTCCCGGCGCGGAGTTGCGCGTCGTGCACGTCGTGGACGCCCGCGCGGTCGGCGTGCCGGACCTGAGCAGCGGCAGCCTGATGCCGGTCACGCCCGGACGTGACCTGACCGACGCGCTCAGCCACGCGGACTTCGCGCGGCTCACGCCGCTGCTGCAGGACCACGAGCAGGGCGACATCCTGGTCGGTGACCCGGCCACGGCGCTCGTGGAGGACGCGGCACGTTCCGGCGCGGACCTGATCGTGGTGGGCGCCCACAACCGTGGCGCGCTGGAGCGCTTCTTCGTGGGGTCCGTGGCGGAGCAGGTGGTGCGCCGCGCGCACGTGCCGGTGCTGGTCGTGAAGCACTGA
- the metK gene encoding methionine adenosyltransferase gives MRKYYTSESVSEGHPDKLADFISDSILDEFLRQEPTARVAVETLVTTGMAVIAGEVSAHDAHVDVQRVVREAVKKVGYTRARYGFDADYSAVLVAIHEQSPDIAGGVNYSEEWRAMTDEQRALPEHQYSTTGAGDQGLMFGYATDETPELMPLPVSLAHKLTRRLAELRKNGEIAYLRPDAKAQVTVVREQQDGHEVTWVDTVVISTQHDEDIEQDTIRADMIEKVIRAVIPATYLRDATKYFINPSGKFVIGGPHGDTGLTGRKIIVDTYGGAVPHGGGAFSGKDPTKVDRSAAYYARYIAKNLVAAGLAKKALVEVAYAIGRAHPVSLRVDSYGTGVVTDERLAEIVAKHFDARPQAIIAELNLLRPIYAQTAAYGHFGRAEFPWEQTDKVDALKAELA, from the coding sequence ATGCGGAAGTACTACACGTCGGAGTCGGTGTCCGAAGGGCACCCGGACAAACTCGCGGACTTCATCTCGGACAGCATCCTCGATGAATTCCTGCGGCAGGAACCCACCGCGCGCGTCGCCGTCGAGACGCTCGTCACGACCGGCATGGCCGTCATCGCCGGCGAGGTCAGCGCGCACGACGCGCACGTCGACGTGCAACGCGTCGTCCGCGAAGCCGTCAAGAAGGTCGGCTACACCCGCGCCCGGTACGGCTTCGACGCCGACTACAGCGCCGTGCTCGTCGCCATTCACGAGCAGAGCCCCGACATTGCGGGCGGCGTGAACTACAGCGAGGAATGGCGCGCCATGACCGACGAGCAGCGCGCCCTCCCGGAGCACCAGTACAGCACCACCGGCGCCGGCGACCAGGGCCTGATGTTCGGGTACGCCACCGACGAAACCCCGGAACTGATGCCGCTCCCCGTGAGCCTCGCGCACAAGCTCACGCGGCGCCTCGCGGAACTCCGCAAGAACGGCGAGATCGCGTACCTGCGTCCCGACGCCAAAGCGCAGGTGACCGTCGTGCGCGAGCAGCAGGACGGCCACGAGGTCACGTGGGTGGACACCGTGGTCATCAGCACCCAGCACGACGAGGACATCGAGCAGGACACCATCCGCGCCGACATGATCGAGAAGGTCATCCGCGCCGTGATTCCCGCCACGTACCTGCGCGACGCCACCAAATACTTCATCAACCCCAGCGGCAAGTTCGTCATCGGCGGGCCGCACGGCGACACCGGCCTTACGGGCCGCAAGATCATCGTCGACACGTACGGCGGCGCCGTGCCGCACGGCGGCGGCGCGTTCAGCGGCAAGGACCCCACCAAGGTGGACCGCAGCGCCGCGTACTACGCCCGCTACATCGCCAAGAACCTCGTTGCCGCGGGCCTCGCGAAAAAAGCGCTCGTGGAGGTCGCGTACGCGATCGGCCGCGCGCACCCCGTGAGCCTGCGCGTGGACAGCTACGGCACCGGCGTCGTCACCGACGAACGCCTCGCCGAGATCGTCGCGAAGCACTTCGACGCGCGCCCCCAGGCGATCATCGCGGAACTGAACCTGCTGCGCCCCATCTACGCGCAGACCGCCGCGTATGGCCACTTCGGCCGCGCGGAATTCCCCTGGGAACAGACCGACAAGGTCGACGCCCTCAAAGCCGAACTGGCGTAA
- a CDS encoding long-chain fatty acid--CoA ligase produces MRSNMMDGALLIPEILERARTLYRDREVVSLLVAGRDEQGNPVPHTHRTTLGRVAARAAQLANALQAAGVERGDRVATLAVNSFRHLEAYLGVPSMGAVLHTVNIRLHPEQVAFILNHAQDKVLLIDNVFVPMLPALLPHCPMLQKVVVMGPLPQAVPGVVDYDTWIAPYPETLPVPADLDEREAAMMCYTSGTTGNPKGVVYSHRSTMLHALVAAPKDALNVGETDTVLPIVPMFHVNAWGLPFTCTLFGARQVFAGAFSDGRTVARLLQDERVTITAGVPTIWMGLLNELDRAKAAGEPYDLQLLTRLVVGGSAAPEALIRAFRERHGLKLAHAWGMTETSPLGTASTTPPGVEELSDEGYSLQAKQGRTVPLIHVEVVDEDNQRLPHDGRTMGRLLVRGPWVAASYHQDEGRGSFVTLDGTLWFDTGDIATLDERGFMHIQDRAKDLIKSGGEWISSVDLENALIAHPAVANAAVIAVPHPKWDERPMAVVVRREGHEVTPEELRAFLAPRFARWWLPDAYEFVEALPIGATGKVLKREMRQQYAGYTLPQ; encoded by the coding sequence ATGCGCAGCAACATGATGGACGGCGCGCTGCTGATTCCGGAGATTCTGGAGCGCGCGCGCACCCTGTACCGTGATCGTGAAGTCGTCAGTCTGCTGGTCGCGGGGCGCGACGAGCAGGGGAACCCCGTACCGCATACGCACCGGACGACGCTGGGTCGCGTGGCGGCGCGCGCCGCGCAGCTCGCGAACGCGCTGCAGGCGGCGGGCGTGGAGCGCGGGGACCGGGTGGCGACCCTGGCCGTGAACAGCTTCCGGCACCTGGAGGCGTACCTGGGGGTGCCGAGCATGGGGGCGGTGCTGCACACGGTGAATATTCGCCTGCACCCGGAGCAGGTGGCGTTCATTCTGAATCACGCGCAGGACAAGGTGCTGCTGATCGACAACGTGTTCGTGCCGATGCTGCCGGCGCTGCTGCCGCACTGTCCGATGTTGCAGAAGGTCGTCGTGATGGGGCCGCTGCCGCAGGCGGTGCCGGGCGTGGTGGATTACGACACCTGGATTGCACCGTACCCGGAGACGCTGCCGGTCCCGGCGGACCTGGATGAGCGCGAGGCGGCGATGATGTGCTACACGAGCGGCACGACCGGCAACCCGAAGGGCGTGGTGTACTCGCACCGCTCGACGATGCTGCACGCGCTGGTGGCCGCGCCGAAGGACGCGCTGAATGTCGGTGAGACGGACACGGTCCTGCCGATCGTGCCGATGTTCCACGTGAATGCGTGGGGGTTGCCGTTCACGTGCACGCTGTTCGGCGCGCGGCAGGTGTTCGCGGGGGCGTTCAGTGACGGGCGGACGGTGGCGCGGCTGTTGCAGGACGAGCGGGTGACGATCACGGCGGGCGTGCCGACCATCTGGATGGGCCTGCTGAATGAACTGGACCGCGCGAAGGCGGCGGGGGAGCCGTACGACCTGCAGCTGCTGACGCGGCTGGTGGTGGGGGGGAGCGCGGCGCCGGAAGCGTTGATTCGCGCGTTCCGCGAGCGGCACGGCCTGAAGCTGGCGCACGCGTGGGGCATGACGGAAACCAGTCCGCTCGGCACGGCGAGCACCACGCCGCCGGGCGTGGAGGAACTCAGCGACGAGGGGTACAGCCTGCAGGCGAAGCAGGGCCGCACGGTGCCACTGATTCACGTGGAGGTCGTGGACGAGGACAATCAGCGCCTGCCGCATGATGGGCGGACGATGGGGCGGCTGCTGGTGCGCGGCCCGTGGGTGGCGGCCAGTTACCATCAGGACGAGGGGCGCGGCAGTTTCGTGACGCTGGACGGGACGTTGTGGTTCGATACGGGGGACATCGCGACGCTGGATGAGCGGGGGTTCATGCACATTCAGGACCGCGCGAAGGACCTGATCAAGTCCGGCGGGGAGTGGATCAGCAGCGTGGACCTGGAGAACGCGCTGATCGCGCACCCGGCGGTGGCGAACGCGGCAGTCATTGCCGTGCCGCATCCGAAGTGGGACGAGCGGCCCATGGCCGTCGTCGTGCGCCGCGAGGGGCATGAGGTGACGCCGGAGGAACTGCGGGCGTTCCTGGCGCCGCGGTTCGCGCGGTGGTGGCTGCCGGACGCGTACGAGTTCGTGGAGGCCCTGCCGATCGGCGCGACCGGGAAGGTCCTGAAGCGCGAGATGCGCCAGCAGTACGCGGGGTACACGTTGCCGCAGTAA
- a CDS encoding AIM24 family protein, with protein MTNDPTHTLRDFLAKTAERDNPGDVFELESSKMLEVKVNGRIWSKLGAMVAYKGNLSFKREGMLEGGVMKALMRAVSQEMSPLAKIEGNGVCYLADQGKEITILRLEGDALNVNGNDLLAFEDSVRYDITMMRRIAGMAAGGLFSVRVQGHGMVAILSHGHPLTLPVRPGQPVFTDPNATVAWSANLTPELRMDTSFKALFGRGGGETFQMVFQGEGFVVVQPYEEKPEITNHS; from the coding sequence ATGACCAACGATCCCACCCACACCCTGCGGGACTTCCTGGCGAAAACGGCGGAGCGCGACAACCCCGGTGACGTGTTCGAACTCGAGAGCAGCAAGATGCTCGAGGTGAAGGTCAACGGGCGCATCTGGAGCAAGCTGGGCGCGATGGTCGCGTACAAAGGCAACCTCAGCTTCAAACGCGAGGGCATGCTGGAAGGCGGCGTCATGAAGGCCCTGATGCGCGCCGTCAGCCAGGAAATGAGCCCACTGGCGAAAATCGAGGGGAACGGCGTGTGTTACCTCGCGGACCAGGGCAAGGAGATCACCATCCTGCGGTTGGAGGGGGACGCCCTGAACGTGAACGGCAACGACCTGCTGGCGTTCGAGGACAGCGTGCGGTACGACATCACCATGATGCGCCGCATTGCGGGCATGGCGGCGGGCGGGCTGTTCAGCGTGCGCGTGCAGGGGCACGGGATGGTGGCGATCCTGTCGCACGGGCACCCGCTGACCCTGCCGGTCCGCCCGGGCCAGCCGGTGTTCACGGACCCGAACGCGACGGTGGCGTGGAGCGCGAACCTCACGCCGGAACTGCGCATGGACACCAGCTTCAAGGCGCTGTTCGGCCGTGGCGGCGGCGAGACGTTCCAGATGGTCTTCCAGGGTGAGGGGTTCGTGGTCGTGCAGCCGTACGAGGAGAAACCCGAGATCACCAACCACAGCTGA
- a CDS encoding DUF418 domain-containing protein: protein MTTPDVPASPPTAPPPAGAVPLQARDTLPDLLRGVAIGMILLVNMQDFAGFAVWQQHGLDRAAQVLTDTLVNGKGISLFAMLFGAGAATVHARHGTSRLARRLGALLLLGAAHFVLIWHGDIMAQYALIALPLVLLLHLPPRGLLVAAAATAAASVFAPTGVVALGTLVSGVQQLGEPRYAPTEVSATLPYLNAVQARAQDLVHTEWGVITYGGTWLLTLMLLGAYAQRAGLLSRPHEHQPAWRAVMLVGFGFGVPTSVVLALLNGVPQEWADYAADPARFVSGVLLAFGYAGALALLVVRGRAWLPLVQAGRLSLTTYLTQSVVMTFVFYGWGLRQYGTWGAAASLLLGLVVYAAQVAFARWYVPRYGRGPMERVLRWLVYGRAA, encoded by the coding sequence ATGACGACGCCCGACGTGCCCGCCTCGCCGCCCACCGCGCCGCCCCCGGCGGGCGCCGTGCCCCTTCAGGCGCGCGACACCCTGCCGGACCTGCTGCGGGGCGTGGCCATCGGCATGATCCTCCTCGTGAACATGCAGGACTTCGCGGGGTTCGCGGTGTGGCAGCAGCACGGCCTGGACCGGGCTGCGCAGGTCCTGACGGACACCCTCGTGAACGGTAAGGGCATCTCGCTGTTCGCGATGCTGTTCGGGGCGGGCGCGGCCACCGTGCACGCGCGGCATGGTACGAGCCGGCTCGCGCGGCGCTTGGGGGCGCTGCTGCTGCTGGGCGCCGCGCACTTCGTGCTCATCTGGCACGGCGACATCATGGCGCAGTACGCGCTGATTGCCCTGCCGCTGGTGCTGTTGCTCCACCTGCCGCCTCGGGGGCTGCTGGTGGCAGCGGCGGCGACGGCAGCCGCGTCGGTGTTCGCGCCCACGGGCGTGGTCGCGCTCGGCACGCTCGTGAGCGGCGTCCAGCAGCTCGGCGAGCCCCGGTACGCGCCCACGGAGGTGAGCGCCACCCTCCCGTACCTGAACGCGGTGCAGGCGCGCGCGCAGGACCTTGTGCACACAGAGTGGGGCGTCATTACGTACGGCGGAACGTGGCTGCTCACCCTGATGCTCCTGGGGGCGTACGCACAGCGCGCGGGCCTGCTGTCCCGCCCGCACGAGCACCAGCCGGCGTGGCGGGCCGTGATGCTCGTTGGGTTCGGGTTCGGTGTGCCCACGTCCGTGGTGCTCGCGCTGCTGAACGGCGTTCCGCAGGAATGGGCGGATTACGCCGCGGACCCGGCGCGTTTCGTCAGCGGCGTGCTGCTGGCGTTCGGGTACGCGGGTGCGCTCGCGCTGCTGGTAGTGCGGGGCCGCGCGTGGCTGCCGCTGGTGCAGGCCGGTCGCCTGAGCCTCACCACGTACCTCACGCAGTCGGTCGTGATGACGTTCGTGTTCTACGGCTGGGGTCTGCGGCAGTACGGCACGTGGGGCGCTGCGGCGAGCCTGCTGCTCGGCTTGGTCGTGTACGCCGCGCAGGTGGCGTTCGCGCGGTGGTACGTGCCGCGGTACGGGCGCGGCCCGATGGAACGCGTGCTGCGCTGGTTGGTGTACGGCCGGGCCGCGTAG
- a CDS encoding class I SAM-dependent methyltransferase, protein MPDAPFPAELSFSFEPLSAVLPALRAALAAAPLVAFTAPDPDAGVGLYAGEVTAWGVHRPYGVWVDVADRLGAHLLTPERAEEGRVRLRLRRDASGVLRGGAGGYGADAAFQRVDKLEDPAFLEDFLEALGRAPLRAGARVLAVGVNSARELRALALAYPDLALDVVGVDVDASALALAAQRFPAFTFVERDVNAAPWADLGRFDLIVALSVLQSPGVDLDRAVRTLTRAHLAPGGTVVFGFPNARYVDGRLSYGARLRNFQRPELSLLMKDVAQVRRYLQKHAFRVFVTGKHEVFVTGQQFEL, encoded by the coding sequence ATGCCGGATGCGCCGTTCCCTGCGGAGTTGTCGTTCTCGTTCGAGCCGCTCTCAGCGGTGCTGCCGGCGTTGCGGGCGGCGCTGGCCGCCGCGCCGCTGGTGGCGTTCACGGCGCCGGACCCGGACGCTGGGGTCGGGTTGTATGCGGGGGAGGTGACGGCGTGGGGCGTGCACCGTCCGTACGGCGTGTGGGTGGACGTGGCGGACCGTCTGGGCGCGCACCTGCTCACGCCGGAGCGCGCGGAGGAGGGGCGCGTGCGGCTGCGGCTGCGGCGGGACGCTTCGGGGGTGCTGCGCGGCGGCGCGGGCGGGTACGGCGCGGACGCGGCGTTTCAGCGGGTGGACAAGCTGGAGGACCCGGCGTTCCTGGAGGACTTCCTGGAGGCGTTGGGGCGCGCGCCGCTGCGGGCGGGCGCGCGGGTGCTGGCGGTGGGCGTGAACAGCGCGCGGGAGTTGCGGGCGCTGGCGCTGGCGTACCCGGACCTGGCGCTGGACGTGGTGGGGGTGGACGTGGACGCGTCGGCCCTGGCGCTCGCGGCGCAGCGCTTCCCGGCGTTCACGTTCGTGGAGCGGGACGTGAACGCGGCGCCGTGGGCGGACCTGGGGCGCTTCGACCTGATCGTGGCGTTGTCGGTGCTGCAGAGCCCCGGGGTGGACCTGGACCGGGCGGTGCGGACGCTGACGCGCGCGCACCTCGCGCCGGGCGGGACGGTGGTGTTCGGGTTCCCGAACGCGCGGTACGTGGACGGGCGACTCAGTTACGGGGCGCGCCTGCGGAATTTCCAGCGGCCCGAACTGAGCCTGCTGATGAAGGACGTGGCGCAGGTGCGGCGTTACCTGCAGAAGCACGCGTTCCGGGTGTTCGTGACCGGGAAGCACGAGGTGTTCGTCACCGGTCAGCAGTTTGAACTCTGA
- a CDS encoding MBL fold metallo-hydrolase RNA specificity domain-containing protein: MHLTSFGAAETVTGSCHLLEVAGTRVLIDCGLYQGDDDLEALNREPFPFDVRSLDAVLLTHAHLDHVGRLPVLTRLGYRGPIYCTPATAALAGIVLLDSARLQVEDYRRDVRKARRVGEEDRVPEPLYDEDDVHTVQALLRPQLEFGETLSVGNVRVTPGRAGHILGSAYLLLDTPDGRLLMSGDLGNRESGLQQDFTLPPHVDVLVTETTYADRTHRPLTQTLAEFTDALQRSVARGGKILIPTFAIERTQAILYYLKHLMDAGQIPYVPVFLDSPMGARATHEYFEYGDELIPEVRDELHAGGDPFRPSTLHVVTTSAESQRLNRLEGSAIILAGNGMMSGGRIQHHLKHHLWKPDTSLVIVSYQSPHSLGGRIVAGEPTVRIMGEDIAVRAQVHTIGGFSAHADQDDLLAFVESAGNPKTWLVHGEVDVMTRYLDVLAARGVTGDIVPRAEAVDLRATYFPGGRPPGLPVGSGHDRRPDE, encoded by the coding sequence ATGCATCTCACCAGCTTCGGCGCGGCTGAAACCGTCACCGGGTCCTGTCACCTGCTCGAGGTGGCGGGCACGCGCGTCCTGATCGACTGCGGCCTGTACCAGGGTGACGACGACCTGGAAGCCCTGAATCGCGAGCCCTTCCCGTTCGACGTGCGCAGCCTCGACGCGGTCCTGCTGACGCACGCGCACCTCGACCACGTGGGGCGCCTCCCGGTCCTCACGCGCCTCGGCTACCGCGGCCCGATCTACTGCACGCCCGCCACGGCCGCCCTGGCCGGCATCGTGCTGCTCGACAGCGCGCGCCTGCAGGTGGAGGATTACCGCCGGGACGTCCGCAAAGCCCGCCGCGTCGGCGAGGAGGACCGCGTGCCCGAACCCCTCTACGACGAGGACGACGTGCACACCGTGCAGGCGCTGCTGCGCCCGCAGCTGGAGTTCGGTGAGACGCTCAGCGTCGGGAACGTGCGCGTCACGCCGGGCCGCGCCGGGCACATTCTCGGCAGCGCGTACCTGCTGCTCGACACGCCCGACGGGCGCCTCCTGATGAGCGGCGACCTCGGGAACCGCGAGAGCGGCCTGCAGCAGGACTTCACGCTGCCGCCGCACGTGGACGTCCTCGTGACCGAAACGACGTACGCGGACCGCACGCACCGACCACTCACGCAGACCCTCGCGGAGTTCACGGACGCGCTGCAACGCAGCGTCGCGCGCGGCGGGAAGATCCTGATTCCCACGTTCGCCATCGAGCGTACCCAGGCGATCCTGTACTACCTCAAGCACCTCATGGACGCCGGACAGATCCCGTACGTGCCGGTGTTCCTCGATTCCCCGATGGGCGCGCGCGCCACGCACGAGTACTTCGAGTACGGCGACGAGCTGATCCCCGAGGTGCGCGACGAACTGCACGCGGGCGGCGACCCGTTCCGGCCCAGCACGCTGCACGTCGTCACGACCAGCGCGGAAAGTCAGCGGCTTAACCGCCTGGAAGGCAGCGCCATCATCCTTGCGGGGAACGGCATGATGAGCGGCGGGCGCATCCAGCACCACCTCAAGCACCACCTGTGGAAGCCGGACACCAGCCTGGTAATCGTGTCGTACCAGAGCCCGCACAGTCTCGGCGGGCGCATCGTGGCGGGCGAGCCGACGGTGCGCATCATGGGCGAGGACATCGCGGTGCGCGCGCAGGTGCACACCATCGGGGGGTTCAGCGCGCACGCCGACCAGGATGACCTGCTCGCGTTCGTGGAGAGCGCCGGGAACCCGAAAACCTGGCTGGTGCACGGCGAGGTGGACGTCATGACCCGCTACCTGGACGTGCTGGCCGCGCGGGGCGTCACGGGCGACATCGTGCCGCGCGCGGAGGCGGTGGACCTGCGCGCCACGTATTTCCCGGGGGGGCGCCCGCCGGGCCTGCCAGTCGGGAGTGGCCACGACCGCCGCCCGGACGAGTAA
- a CDS encoding ferredoxin gives MPHVITSPCIGVKDQACTEVCPVECIYDGGDQFYIHPDECIDCGACVPACPVSAIFPEEDVPGDQVPFIEKNRAHFGL, from the coding sequence ATGCCGCACGTGATCACCAGCCCCTGCATTGGCGTCAAGGACCAGGCCTGCACCGAAGTGTGCCCCGTTGAGTGCATCTATGACGGTGGCGACCAGTTCTACATTCACCCGGACGAGTGCATCGATTGTGGTGCGTGCGTGCCCGCGTGCCCGGTGAGCGCGATCTTCCCGGAGGAGGATGTTCCGGGCGATCAGGTGCCGTTCATTGAGAAGAACCGCGCGCACTTCGGCCTGTAA